The Flavobacterium praedii genome window below encodes:
- a CDS encoding nucleotidyltransferase, translated as MARTIKEIKDSITGLFMSNAVLQAAYGFEAGAVFENEFSKVSVESILFDIVAFAIWLLESIFDNHKKEIDTALYEQKSGTPRWYRNMSLAFQYGFDLLVDSDKYDNTGYIDDQIEASKIIKYCSVKESIESNRLTIKVAGESGDALEPLDDTQITAFLQYMSEVKYAGVKLNVVNNPADKLLLNMQIYRDVLVIDQNGVSILNGDKPVEKAIRSYMKALPFDGELVLNDLIAHLRAVEGVNNANITVATSSYYNTATNSYSAFQPITVKTIPVAGYFEIENFNTVTYVV; from the coding sequence ATGGCAAGAACGATAAAAGAAATAAAGGACAGTATTACAGGCTTATTTATGAGTAATGCTGTTTTGCAGGCTGCTTATGGTTTTGAAGCTGGAGCGGTTTTCGAAAATGAGTTTTCGAAAGTTTCTGTAGAATCCATATTGTTTGACATAGTAGCTTTTGCAATATGGCTGCTAGAATCAATATTCGACAACCACAAAAAAGAAATTGACACGGCACTTTATGAGCAAAAAAGCGGAACACCTAGATGGTACCGCAATATGAGTTTGGCGTTTCAATACGGTTTTGATTTGCTCGTGGACTCTGATAAGTATGATAATACAGGCTATATCGATGACCAAATCGAAGCTTCAAAAATTATAAAGTATTGCTCGGTTAAGGAATCAATTGAGAGTAATCGATTAACGATTAAAGTTGCTGGAGAGTCTGGCGACGCCTTGGAACCGCTAGACGATACCCAAATCACGGCTTTTCTTCAGTATATGTCTGAGGTAAAATATGCGGGTGTAAAATTAAACGTAGTCAACAACCCAGCAGACAAATTGCTTTTGAATATGCAAATTTATCGTGACGTCTTAGTGATAGACCAAAACGGAGTTAGCATTTTGAACGGGGATAAACCAGTGGAAAAAGCAATCCGCTCTTATATGAAGGCGCTGCCATTTGATGGTGAATTAGTATTGAACGACTTGATTGCACATTTGCGAGCTGTTGAAGGTGTGAATAACGCCAATATCACCGTTGCAACATCAAGCTACTATAATACAGCAACAAATAGTTATAGTGCATTTCAACCTATAACCGTGAAAACCATTCCAGTTGCGGGCTATTTTGAAATCGAAAACTTTAATACTGTGACCTATGTGGTATGA
- a CDS encoding DUF6046 domain-containing protein, producing the protein MLDNQDILFASLMGSRAVTLIQNANVVNNELAKHVLPVIPFLPLKNNTNVAVERGRAINVNDNWTTPNAIDQQKQFFPLSFSFKEKGVRWVFPYEPMINISSGNNIVKRNVAKQGENLIGTIKERWSRKDFDITVTGVLIGSIMQGKPEDCFPKDQFVQLFNFLKHSKELYVYSHPLELLGITKVVIEDYSFPFTKGENVQAYELKLVSDFSYDLLIKEKV; encoded by the coding sequence ATGCTAGACAATCAAGACATATTATTTGCAAGTTTAATGGGGAGCCGTGCCGTTACATTAATTCAGAACGCCAATGTTGTGAATAATGAACTGGCTAAGCACGTGCTTCCTGTTATTCCGTTTTTGCCTTTGAAAAACAATACGAACGTAGCTGTTGAACGTGGGAGAGCTATCAATGTGAATGACAATTGGACGACTCCAAATGCAATAGACCAACAAAAGCAGTTTTTTCCGCTTAGCTTTTCTTTTAAGGAGAAGGGCGTTCGCTGGGTTTTCCCTTACGAGCCAATGATAAATATTTCTTCAGGGAATAACATTGTGAAACGAAATGTGGCCAAACAAGGTGAAAACCTTATTGGAACGATAAAGGAGCGTTGGAGTCGTAAGGACTTTGATATTACGGTTACAGGCGTTCTGATTGGTAGTATAATGCAGGGCAAGCCTGAGGACTGTTTTCCAAAAGACCAATTTGTTCAATTGTTTAACTTTTTAAAACATTCCAAAGAATTGTATGTCTATAGCCATCCTCTGGAATTGTTGGGGATTACTAAAGTAGTCATTGAAGATTATAGCTTTCCTTTTACCAAAGGCGAAAACGTACAGGCGTATGAGCTGAAATTGGTAAGTGATTTTTCGTATGATTTATTGATTAAAGAGAAAGTGTAA
- a CDS encoding phage tail tape measure protein, whose amino-acid sequence MSNTLSYIIQINSNFDKVNANFNKFSNNVQTGIDKIQKKFNSVSMNAFIQNVSAAADGINSMNEPGMKLSTNMYDLQAITGVTGKSLKEIEGYARQNAKTFGGTAAEGVESYKLILSKLSPEIAKMPKALQSMGKEVSITSKLMGGDTVAATNVLTTAMNQYQISTKDPIKAAKEMARMNNVMAASAKEGSAELPQIAEALEQTGLAAKTANVGFEETNAFIQVLDKSGKKGAEGGVALRNVMATLAQGRFLPKDTKAELAAAGVDVNRLTDNSVSLSERLKPLKSIMGDQALITKLFGKENNAAALAMISGTEEAERLTKAVTGTNTAYEQAAIVMEAPEEKNKHLQARLDDFKISLFNGTNGLLGYANVIGKTAQDFSNMMPLFSGATKVFSTMTSATKLQALWTNVVSGATKLWTGTQAAFNAVMGMNPVIAIVLGVTALITAITIVISKTEGWGKAWKHTVNGAKLLFVAYVQTAKAHFNTLVNGFMIGINKIQIAWYKFKNVVGLGNTAANNAQISQLNAQVEARKKSIVDGYKKAGGTAMQAAGEFRAAYDSVKWKKEKKATEENGISTPGIPGTNLGQNNGGLGTGQSGNMKKNNESVATGGTKHNYITIKIEELIGLKAGTVSGGKETAKQSGEGVADELLRILAMAGSAT is encoded by the coding sequence ATGAGCAATACCTTAAGCTATATCATTCAGATCAACAGCAACTTTGATAAGGTCAACGCGAATTTTAATAAGTTTTCAAACAACGTTCAAACGGGTATTGATAAAATACAAAAGAAATTCAATTCCGTTAGTATGAACGCCTTCATTCAAAATGTAAGTGCGGCAGCTGACGGAATTAATAGTATGAATGAGCCGGGTATGAAGCTCAGTACAAATATGTACGATCTTCAGGCTATTACAGGAGTTACAGGCAAAAGCTTGAAAGAAATTGAAGGCTATGCACGACAAAACGCCAAAACATTTGGAGGTACTGCCGCTGAGGGAGTAGAATCTTATAAACTGATTTTATCTAAACTGTCCCCCGAAATTGCAAAAATGCCTAAGGCTTTGCAATCTATGGGAAAAGAGGTTTCTATTACTTCAAAATTGATGGGCGGTGATACGGTAGCAGCAACCAACGTTCTTACCACAGCAATGAATCAATACCAAATTTCCACAAAAGACCCTATTAAGGCGGCTAAGGAAATGGCTCGAATGAACAATGTAATGGCAGCATCTGCCAAAGAAGGTTCTGCTGAGTTGCCACAAATTGCTGAAGCCTTGGAGCAAACAGGTTTAGCGGCAAAAACAGCTAATGTAGGTTTTGAAGAAACGAACGCCTTTATCCAAGTTTTAGATAAAAGTGGAAAGAAAGGGGCTGAAGGAGGTGTGGCTTTGCGTAACGTGATGGCTACTTTGGCACAAGGACGATTTTTGCCAAAAGACACTAAAGCGGAATTAGCAGCTGCTGGTGTTGATGTTAATAGGCTTACTGATAACTCTGTTTCATTATCTGAACGCTTGAAGCCGTTAAAAAGTATTATGGGTGACCAAGCCTTGATTACTAAGCTTTTTGGCAAAGAAAATAACGCAGCAGCTCTCGCGATGATCTCAGGAACCGAAGAGGCTGAACGATTGACCAAAGCGGTGACTGGAACGAATACAGCCTATGAGCAGGCAGCTATTGTTATGGAAGCCCCTGAAGAAAAAAACAAACATTTGCAAGCTCGTTTAGATGATTTTAAAATTTCTCTGTTTAACGGTACAAATGGTTTGTTGGGCTATGCTAACGTGATTGGGAAAACAGCTCAAGACTTTTCAAACATGATGCCTTTGTTTAGTGGTGCTACTAAAGTCTTTTCGACAATGACCAGTGCGACCAAACTTCAAGCTTTATGGACGAATGTAGTATCAGGAGCGACCAAGCTTTGGACTGGTACTCAAGCGGCATTTAATGCAGTAATGGGTATGAATCCAGTAATAGCGATTGTTCTTGGTGTTACCGCGTTGATTACAGCGATTACTATAGTCATTTCGAAAACTGAAGGCTGGGGAAAAGCTTGGAAACATACTGTTAATGGCGCAAAATTGCTATTTGTGGCGTATGTTCAAACTGCAAAAGCCCATTTCAATACTTTGGTAAATGGCTTCATGATAGGCATTAATAAAATTCAGATTGCGTGGTATAAGTTTAAGAATGTTGTTGGTTTGGGTAATACCGCAGCCAATAATGCTCAAATATCCCAACTCAATGCACAAGTTGAAGCTCGTAAAAAATCAATCGTTGATGGTTACAAAAAAGCAGGTGGTACTGCTATGCAAGCCGCTGGTGAATTTAGAGCTGCTTATGATTCTGTAAAATGGAAAAAGGAAAAGAAAGCTACTGAAGAAAACGGAATTAGCACACCGGGCATTCCTGGTACTAACTTAGGTCAAAACAACGGCGGTTTAGGAACTGGACAGTCTGGCAATATGAAAAAGAATAACGAATCAGTGGCCACTGGAGGAACTAAGCATAATTACATCACGATAAAAATTGAGGAATTAATCGGTTTAAAAGCTGGAACGGTAAGCGGTGGTAAAGAAACCGCTAAACAATCTGGTGAAGGTGTGGCAGATGAACTATTAAGAATTTTAGCAATGGCTGGGAGCGCAACTTAA
- a CDS encoding DUF2586 family protein: MGKPSVNIAFENGNIGSVTTSPDGVCVIVASAVANGGFALSTPYTVYSLAEAEALGIIPTVAGNYELHKTIKEFYAEAGSGTELWIYGVAKTRTLDQLIDDSKVVLTASNRRIRFVVAKYAPSADDDEVTAGLRTGFPTTLAAAQLIAETYTEEKTQPLVFILEGYNYTGVAADLVGFSNTTYNRVAVLIGDTEKRTGATASKGAAVGVLAGRIAKNQVHVNVGRVKDGALSPLEFYIVDTPVEQVNIDALYNKGFLTLTTHTGKSGYYFVDDMLACEVEDDYHYLTRRRVIDKAYVLANQTLTNFILDTVPLTNEGKIQAAYAKALEAEVVRVIAQEMSAKGELSVDPTVANDNGVECVIDVTNNVAQDSIIKGRIGVRPHGYGRLLEFAIGFNTGQ; the protein is encoded by the coding sequence ATGGGAAAACCAAGTGTAAATATAGCCTTTGAAAACGGCAATATTGGAAGCGTTACCACAAGCCCAGACGGTGTTTGTGTAATTGTTGCCAGCGCCGTTGCCAATGGTGGCTTTGCTCTTAGCACACCATACACGGTGTATTCGCTAGCTGAAGCTGAGGCTTTGGGCATTATACCTACTGTGGCTGGAAACTACGAATTGCATAAAACAATCAAAGAATTTTATGCAGAGGCAGGTTCTGGAACTGAGCTTTGGATTTATGGTGTAGCCAAAACGAGAACATTAGATCAATTGATTGATGACTCAAAAGTGGTACTCACAGCATCAAATAGAAGAATTCGCTTTGTTGTGGCTAAATATGCGCCATCAGCTGACGATGACGAAGTAACGGCAGGTTTGAGAACTGGATTTCCAACAACATTGGCAGCGGCTCAATTGATCGCTGAAACCTATACCGAAGAGAAAACACAGCCCTTAGTCTTTATTCTTGAAGGCTACAATTATACTGGTGTCGCTGCTGACTTGGTTGGTTTCAGTAATACAACTTACAACCGTGTTGCGGTATTGATTGGTGATACTGAAAAAAGAACAGGAGCCACAGCCTCCAAAGGTGCTGCCGTTGGAGTGTTGGCGGGTAGAATTGCTAAAAATCAGGTGCATGTAAATGTAGGTCGTGTAAAAGATGGCGCATTAAGCCCTCTTGAATTTTACATAGTAGACACGCCTGTAGAGCAAGTTAATATTGATGCTTTGTATAACAAAGGCTTTCTCACTTTGACCACTCACACAGGAAAAAGCGGTTACTATTTTGTAGATGATATGCTAGCTTGTGAGGTTGAGGACGATTACCATTACCTCACACGCAGACGTGTAATTGATAAAGCTTATGTTTTGGCCAATCAAACGCTAACTAATTTTATCCTGGACACCGTTCCGTTAACGAACGAAGGAAAAATTCAAGCGGCATACGCTAAGGCTTTGGAAGCTGAAGTAGTGAGAGTAATTGCCCAAGAAATGTCGGCGAAAGGTGAGCTTTCTGTAGACCCTACTGTGGCAAATGATAACGGGGTGGAATGTGTGATTGATGTTACTAATAACGTTGCTCAAGATTCTATTATCAAAGGAAGAATAGGCGTTAGACCTCACGGTTATGGCAGATTATTAGAGTTTGCAATCGGTTTTAATACAGGACAATAA
- a CDS encoding glycoside hydrolase family 73 protein → MNKTEFVKAYYPFAKQTQDKTGIHALVTLAQAAVESAWGKVAPGNMFFGVKDTDGINGNEQLLTTTEYSRSATAKFPRIISVKPVIKNGSKWFKYTIKDYFRKYNTPEECFTDHAQFFLKNKRYAKALAVKEDPYRFIDEIAKAGYATAPNYATLLKQIAKDLEKLI, encoded by the coding sequence ATGAACAAAACCGAGTTCGTAAAAGCTTATTATCCTTTTGCAAAACAAACACAAGACAAAACGGGCATACACGCACTAGTTACTTTGGCTCAAGCGGCTGTCGAAAGTGCTTGGGGGAAAGTAGCACCAGGTAACATGTTTTTTGGGGTTAAAGATACGGACGGAATCAACGGCAATGAGCAATTGTTGACCACTACTGAGTATTCAAGAAGTGCCACGGCAAAGTTTCCTAGAATCATATCCGTAAAACCTGTTATAAAAAACGGTTCGAAATGGTTCAAGTATACCATTAAGGATTATTTCAGAAAATACAATACACCCGAAGAATGCTTTACAGATCACGCGCAATTCTTTTTGAAAAACAAACGCTACGCGAAAGCCTTAGCAGTAAAAGAAGATCCTTATCGCTTTATAGATGAGATAGCAAAAGCGGGTTATGCTACGGCTCCAAACTATGCTACTTTACTAAAACAAATAGCTAAGGATTTAGAAAAACTAATTTAA
- a CDS encoding cell wall anchor protein has product MEQFVYPTLTAFFAGLITWFFSKRKSLAEDRAAELDNAVNAVKYYRELLDDMASRLSAATETIKTMEAQHRELMVINQHLVEELQKFKQLNGKTQ; this is encoded by the coding sequence ATGGAGCAATTTGTTTACCCTACGCTAACTGCTTTTTTCGCGGGTTTAATCACATGGTTTTTTTCCAAAAGAAAATCATTGGCAGAAGATCGCGCTGCCGAACTCGATAATGCAGTCAATGCGGTGAAATACTACCGAGAATTATTGGATGATATGGCCTCACGCTTGAGTGCAGCAACAGAAACCATTAAAACGATGGAGGCACAACACCGCGAGTTAATGGTAATCAATCAGCACTTAGTAGAAGAGTTACAAAAATTCAAACAACTCAACGGAAAAACCCAATGA
- a CDS encoding HK97 family phage prohead protease: MPKPISKPFVFNDETIENTYGFSILTEGIDLTRFSKNPVMLSDHWNSNSNVIGKWFDVKKEGSILSGLPDFDTEDQDTAVIAGKVERGYINACSMGIIFDRENLTVIGGKVILTKCELVEVSIVPVPSNANAVRLMHSDGKPMEEKEIQELSLSVIPGIKNPELNLNIDNMKKILLSVATLMALGFKDQPTDGHDVADVEAKVLGLSNQVNSLKQENDALKLAAQTAKEAQEAATKSRIESKVDLAITKGQIKADQKEEMVSLGMTSEKALETMLGAIPEKQNFSTGVKTPSGLGAPEVKTAEDFQKLSIEQQLAFKTDNPEGYKALFS; encoded by the coding sequence ATGCCAAAACCAATTAGTAAACCTTTTGTATTTAACGACGAAACCATTGAAAACACCTATGGTTTTTCAATCCTAACTGAAGGGATTGACTTAACTAGGTTTTCTAAAAACCCGGTTATGCTTTCAGACCATTGGAACTCGAATAGCAACGTCATTGGAAAGTGGTTTGATGTTAAAAAAGAGGGATCCATTTTGAGTGGGCTTCCTGACTTCGACACAGAAGACCAAGACACGGCTGTTATTGCTGGTAAGGTTGAGCGTGGCTATATCAACGCCTGCTCAATGGGAATCATCTTTGATCGAGAAAATCTTACTGTGATAGGTGGAAAAGTGATTTTGACTAAGTGTGAACTTGTCGAGGTTTCCATTGTTCCAGTTCCGTCCAATGCTAATGCAGTGCGATTGATGCACTCAGATGGCAAGCCAATGGAAGAAAAAGAAATTCAAGAACTATCACTTTCTGTTATTCCTGGCATTAAGAATCCCGAATTAAATCTAAACATTGATAACATGAAGAAAATTCTTTTAAGCGTAGCAACGCTGATGGCCTTAGGCTTTAAAGACCAACCTACAGACGGGCATGATGTAGCTGATGTAGAGGCGAAAGTATTGGGACTTTCCAATCAAGTGAATAGCTTGAAACAAGAAAATGATGCTTTGAAATTAGCTGCACAAACGGCTAAGGAAGCTCAGGAAGCCGCCACAAAATCAAGAATTGAATCCAAGGTTGATTTGGCTATCACTAAAGGTCAAATTAAAGCGGATCAAAAAGAGGAAATGGTCTCTCTTGGAATGACCTCTGAAAAAGCTTTAGAAACCATGCTTGGTGCTATTCCAGAAAAGCAAAATTTTTCAACGGGTGTGAAAACGCCTTCTGGCTTAGGAGCTCCTGAAGTGAAAACTGCTGAAGACTTCCAAAAATTGTCTATCGAGCAACAATTGGCTTTCAAAACTGACAATCCTGAGGGGTACAAAGCCTTGTTTTCGTAA